The Anastrepha ludens isolate Willacy chromosome 2, idAnaLude1.1, whole genome shotgun sequence genome contains a region encoding:
- the LOC128861897 gene encoding uncharacterized protein LOC128861897, with amino-acid sequence MSTMRAYSTIKCIQGFRTTIKSMLELCEELFQQHQNLKFIFLGKLNQDCLENFFYRVRASQGINTHPTAHEVQYIVARLISMKILRQRFENKGNNCEDDDDINLDWNLGTEDHHLEEEVGEPLNEQLVLENIEVGDENFAEEQNIAEVQVQRYYTGYGIYQKLLCKLKCDKCAHIMMKTQGDLKLHSEALIRSTNFTDDTDLRLVNPEDRVFEVCRLQMMWYRQLFAKYAHVGNIRNLMLPVIKQKTEEVFPHWFALSGECQDHRIKLLDFLIYVLLFKNAKWLLRQENTQVRCQKRNDKLKKLSYVVGQGPTR; translated from the coding sequence tccactattaaatgTATCCAAGGTTTTCGTACTACCATAAAATCGATGCTGGAATTGtgcgaggaactttttcaacagcatcaaaatttaaaatttattttccttggaaAGTTAAACCAAGATTgtctagaaaatttcttttatcgggTCCGAGCTAGTCAGGGTATTAATACTCATCCCACAGCACACGAAGTACAGTATATAGTAGCGCGATTGATatctatgaaaattttacgacagcggttcgaaaacaaaggcaataattgcgaagatgatgatgatattaaTTTAGACTGGAATTTAGGGACTGAGGATCATCATCTGGAGGAAGAAGTAGGAGAACCGCTAAATGAGCAACTCgttttagaaaatatagagGTAGGAGACGAGAATTTTGCCGAAGAACAAAATATAGCTGAGGTACAGGTGCAGCGTTATTACACTGGCTAtggtatttaccaaaaattactGTGTAAGCTAAAATGCGACAAATGCGCCCACATTATGATGAAAACACAAGGAGACTTAAAATTGCATTCCGAAGCCCTGATAAGGTCTACAAATTTCACGGATGACACCGatttgagactggtgaatcctgAAGACAGGGTATTCGAAGTGTGTCGCCTTCAGATGATGTGGTACCGTcagctttttgcaaaatatgctcACGTAGGTAATATTCGCAATCTAATGTTGCcggttataaaacaaaaaaccgaagAAGTATTTCCCCATTGGTTCGCACTATCTGGCGAATGTCAGGATCATCGCATCAAGCTACTCgattttttgatatatgtacTTCTATTCAAAAATGCGAAATGGCTTTTACGGCAAGAAAATACCCAAGTCAGGTGTCAGAAGCGGAACGATAAACTAAAAAAGTTGTCGTACGTTGTAGGTCAGGGTCCAACAAGGTGA